ATCGGCCCGCCGGCCCCGCGCCCGGCGCCCGACGCGGCGTCCGTGCCCCCGGTCCCGTCGGCCGGCACCCCCAGGCCCGACGCGCCCACCGCCCCGGCCGAGGCACTGCCGGCGTATCCGGCTCCGCCGCGGCCCCCGGCGCCCGTCGGCAGCCTGCCCGCGCCCGACGCCCCGACGGCCCCCGCCGAAGCCCTCCCGCCGTACCGGGCGCAGCCTTCGGCTCCCCTGGGCAGCACACCCGCGCCCGCCGAGGCCCCGCTGCACGCGGCCCCGGCCCCGGCCCTGCCGTCGCCGCCGGACGGGGGCGCACTCGCGCACGGCGCTTCCCCGTCGTACCCGGTTCCCGCCCCGGCCGTACCGTCGGCACCCGACGCCGGCCCCGCCCCGTTCGCGCCGACGAGCGAGGCCCTCCCGCCGTACCCGGCACCCGCCCCGACCCTGCCGCCCGCGCCGTTCGGCAGCACGCCCGACGCACCCACCGCGCCCACCGAAGCGCTCCCGCCGTACCCGGCACCGAGGGCGCTCGGCAGCGCGCCCGACGCACCCGCCGCTCCGGCCGAGGCGCTTTCGGCCTACCCCGCGGCACTGCCTCCGGTGCCGGACTCCGGCCCCGCCGCGCCGTTCGCCCCGACGAGCGAGGCGCTCCCGGCGTACCCGGCCATCACCCCGGCCCTGCCGCCCGCGCCTCTCGGCAGCACACCGGACGCACCCACGGCACCGACCGAAGCCCTCCCGCCGTACCCGGCGCCGGCAGCGATCGGCAACACGCCCGCGCCCGCCGAGGCACTTCCGAACTACCCCGTTCCCGCCACGGCGGCGGAGACCGACCCCGCGTCGGCGAGTGAACCGCTCCCGCCCTACCCGGCACCCGCCCCGGCCCTGCCGACCGCGCCCCTCGGCAGCACCCCCGACGCACCCACCGCACCCACCGAAGCCCTCCCGCCGTACCCGGCGCCGGCAGCGATCGGCAACACGCCCGCCCCCGCCGAGGCACCTCCGGGCTACCCGGTATCCGCCCCGGCGGTGGCGGAGGCCGACCCCGCGCCGTTCGCGCCTCCGAGCGAGGCGCTCCCGCCGTACCCGGCGCCCGTCGCCGAGGCACCGGCTCCCGCCGTCAGGCCGCAGGACACCCCCGCCGACGGGATTCCCGTCGGGGACGCGCCGCGGGCCGACGGCGAGACCCCGTTCGGGGGACCCGGGGGTGAACTGCCGCCGCTGCCGCCCTCCTTCGCGGCCGAGGGGGGCTACCCCTACGCACCGCCGCAGGCGCACGCCCAGCCGCAGCCTCAGCCGCCCCAGCAGGCCACGCAGGCCCCACAGGCCCCACAGGCCCAGCAGCCGCAGGCGACCCCGCAGTACGACCCCCGCTCCGGCGCCCAATGGTCAACGCCCACGCACCAGTTGCCGCCGCAGCCCCACGACCCGCGCTACTCCTCCGGCCAGACCGCCGGCGGGGCGCCGCTCGGCTACACCGCCGCCGTCGAGCTCTCCTCGGACCGCCTGCTGCGCAACAAGCAGAAGCCGAAGAGCAACAACGGCGGAGGCGGCAGCCGCTTCCGGTTCGGCGGCAAGGCGGCCGAAGCGGAGCGCCAGCGCAAGCTGGAGCTGATCCGCACTCCGGTCATGTCCTGCTACCGCATCGCCGTCATCAGCCTGAAGGGCGGCGTCGGCAAGACCACGACCACCACCGCCCTCGGCGCCACCCTCGCCACCGAGCGCCAGGACAAGATCCTGGCCATCGACGCGAACCCCGACGCCGGCACCCTCGGCCGCCGCGTCCGCCGCGAGACCGGTGCCACGATCCGGGACCTGGTCCAGGCGATCCCGTACCTGAACTCGTACATGGACATCCGCCGGTTCACCTCGCAGGCGCCCTCCGGTCTGGAGATCATCGCCAACGACGTGGACCCGGCCGTCTCGACGACCTTCAACGACGAGGACTACCGCCGCGTCATCGAGACCCTGGGCCGCCAGTACCCGATCATCCTCACCGACTCGGGCACCGGGCTCCTCTACTCCGCCATGCGCGGGGTGCTCGACCTGGCCGATCAGCTGATCATCATCTCGACCCCGTCCGTGGACGGCGCCAGCAGCGCCAGCACCACCCTCGACTGGCTCTCCGCGCACGGGTACGCCGACCTCGTCTCCCGTTCCCTGACCGTCATCTCCGGGGTCCGTGAGACGGCCAAGACGATCAAGATCGAAGACATCGTGCAGCACTTCGAGACCCGCTGCCGCGGTGTCGTCGTGGTGCCGTTCGACGAGCACCTCGCGGCCGGCGCCGAGGTCGATCTCGACATGATGCGGCCCAAGACGCGCGAGGCGTACTTCAACCTCTCCGCGCTCGTGGCCGAGGACTTCATCCGCGCCCAG
This genomic window from Streptomyces sp. NBC_01351 contains:
- a CDS encoding SCO5717 family growth-regulating ATPase; the encoded protein is MSGDRNERRGGTWDVPTDDQSDAEPELTGEFTIDYTPPAWYTQGASPAAVPGLPEGSGFEPHRPSEVTSPPTTRIGPPAPRPAPDAASVPPVPSAGTPRPDAPTAPAEALPAYPAPPRPPAPVGSLPAPDAPTAPAEALPPYRAQPSAPLGSTPAPAEAPLHAAPAPALPSPPDGGALAHGASPSYPVPAPAVPSAPDAGPAPFAPTSEALPPYPAPAPTLPPAPFGSTPDAPTAPTEALPPYPAPRALGSAPDAPAAPAEALSAYPAALPPVPDSGPAAPFAPTSEALPAYPAITPALPPAPLGSTPDAPTAPTEALPPYPAPAAIGNTPAPAEALPNYPVPATAAETDPASASEPLPPYPAPAPALPTAPLGSTPDAPTAPTEALPPYPAPAAIGNTPAPAEAPPGYPVSAPAVAEADPAPFAPPSEALPPYPAPVAEAPAPAVRPQDTPADGIPVGDAPRADGETPFGGPGGELPPLPPSFAAEGGYPYAPPQAHAQPQPQPPQQATQAPQAPQAQQPQATPQYDPRSGAQWSTPTHQLPPQPHDPRYSSGQTAGGAPLGYTAAVELSSDRLLRNKQKPKSNNGGGGSRFRFGGKAAEAERQRKLELIRTPVMSCYRIAVISLKGGVGKTTTTTALGATLATERQDKILAIDANPDAGTLGRRVRRETGATIRDLVQAIPYLNSYMDIRRFTSQAPSGLEIIANDVDPAVSTTFNDEDYRRVIETLGRQYPIILTDSGTGLLYSAMRGVLDLADQLIIISTPSVDGASSASTTLDWLSAHGYADLVSRSLTVISGVRETAKTIKIEDIVQHFETRCRGVVVVPFDEHLAAGAEVDLDMMRPKTREAYFNLSALVAEDFIRAQQQTAHGHWGAQQPQPHQQPSYGQPQGQPQYQQPQQPQAPQQPYGQPYPQPGQPWQQPQQPPAPGQPPRDPRLG